GCATGTCGCGTTCGACACCAGACAGACTTGCCTGGAAAGCCTCACGCGCAAACTGGCGCTCCATGTAATCAAGCAGCGGCTTGGCAGGCCGCGGCAGTTCGATACCCAGAATCGGCAATCGCCAGAGTATTGGCAATAGGCAGCAATCCACCAGGCTTTGTTCCTCACTGAGGAAAAACGGCTTGTCAGCGAACAACGGCGACACGCCAGTCAGACTTTCGCGCAGCTCCTTGCGCGCCACGGCGCGAGCCGCGTCCTTGGTCCGCGAATCCAGAATCAGATCCACCAGACCACACCAGTCCCGCTGAATACGGTGCATCAGCAGTCGGCTATTGGCACGCGCCACCGGGTACACCGGCAGCAGCGGCGGGTGCGGATAGCGCTCATCCAGGTATTCCATTACCACCGTGGACTCCCACAGCGCCAGGTCCCGATCAACCAGGGTAGGCAAGCTGCCATAAGGGTTCACTTCGATCAGTTTAGGTGGCTGGCGACCAGCCTCCACGTAGATGATCTCGGCGCTGACACCCTTCTCTGCCAGTACGATTCGCACTCGGTGGGAATAGTGGTCGGCGGGGTCGGAGTAGCAGGCCAACCGATTGGTCACGCCCATGGCGATCCTCCTCGCTTGTAAAAATGATCGAAAGCGGAAAAACGAACGCGCCCAGAGGGCGCCTCCCGTAACGCCTGGCAAGCCAGATTCGTTACACCTTCAGAGGCGCCCTTGGGCGCGCGCGATTAACAGCAATAGCTTGAAGCTTTATCAGTGCACGTCTTTCCAGTATTCACGCTTGAGCAAGTATG
This genomic interval from Pseudomonas putida contains the following:
- a CDS encoding glutathione S-transferase N-terminal domain-containing protein — translated: MGVTNRLACYSDPADHYSHRVRIVLAEKGVSAEIIYVEAGRQPPKLIEVNPYGSLPTLVDRDLALWESTVVMEYLDERYPHPPLLPVYPVARANSRLLMHRIQRDWCGLVDLILDSRTKDAARAVARKELRESLTGVSPLFADKPFFLSEEQSLVDCCLLPILWRLPILGIELPRPAKPLLDYMERQFAREAFQASLSGVERDMR